A region of Stigmatopora nigra isolate UIUO_SnigA chromosome 6, RoL_Snig_1.1, whole genome shotgun sequence DNA encodes the following proteins:
- the LOC144198721 gene encoding arf-GAP with dual PH domain-containing protein 1: MSMSTRALREILQKAGNDTCADCGAPDPDWGSTSLGVLICLACSGIHRNIPDASKVKSLSLSHWEDHEVQFMAENGNDRMRSKYEAAVPVYYYKPSHKDCQVLKEQWIRAKYERNEFIEPGKTSTYEQATRDGTLMKMGRDNGQFLSRRFVLSEREGTLKYFTKHDAKEPKAVIKVDSINATFQPEKIGHPNGLQITYLKDYSTRNIFLYHDSGKEIVDWLNSIRAVQLHYMKVAFPGATDAELIPKLTRNFLKEGYMEKTGPRQTEGFKKRWFTLDQRRLMYFKDPLDAFAKGEVFLGSKEHYSASPGLPAGTYCNGAWQHGITIVTPDRCFLFTCESETDQQEWLKLFNDVMNAQMSPQEHTMEALFKHRH; this comes from the exons ATGTCGATGTCGACTCGAGCACTCAGGGAGATCCTACAAAAGGCAGGAAATGACACCTGTGCAGACTGTGGGGCTCCAG ATCCCGACTGGGGCTCAACCTCGTTGGGGGTCTTGATCTGCTTGGCCTGTTCGGGCATCCACCGAAACATTCCTGACGCGAGCAAAGTGAAATCACTGAGTCTTTCCCACTGGGAAGACCACGAGGTCCAG TTTATGGCAGAGAATGGAAATGATCGGATGAGAAGCAAATATGAGGCTGCTGTTCCTGTCTACTACTACAAGCCATCGCACAAAGACTGCCA GGTGTTGAAAGAGCAATGGATACGAGCAAAGTACGAGCGTAATGAATTCATCGAACCTGGAAAAACTTCGACATACGAACAAG CCACTAGGGATGGCACCTTGATGAAAATGGGGCGGGACAACGGACAGTTCCTTAGCAGGCGTTTCGTCCTCTCTGAGCGTGAGGGCACGCTCAAGTACTTCACCAAACATGAT GCCAAGGAGCCCAAAGCAGTGATCAAGGTGGACAGCATCAATGCTACTTTCCAACCTGAAAAGATTGGACACCCAAATGGCTTGCAGATCACTTACCTTAAAGACTATAGTACCCGCAACATCTTCCTTTACCATGACAGCGGCAAG GAGATTGTTGATTGGCTCAATTCTATTCGAGCCGTGCAGCTTCACTATATGAAGGTGGCTTTTCCTGGAGCTACAGATGCTGAG cTGATTCCCAAACTGACCCGCAACTTCCTAAAAGAAGGCTACATGGAGAAAACAGGTCCCAGG CAAACTGAAGGCTTCAAGAAGCGATGGTTCACTTTGGACCAAAGACGACTCATGTACTTTAAAGACCCTCTG GATGCCTTTGCAAAGGGTGAGGTATTTCTGGGCAGCAAAGAACACTACAGTGCATCGCCCGGTCTGCCCGCCGGGACCTACTGCAACGGCGCGTGGCAGCATGGCATCACCATCGTCACTCCGGACCGCTGCTTCCTATTCACGTGCGAATCGGAAACTGATCAGCAAGAATGGCTCAAGCTCTTCAACGACGTCATGAATGCTCAAATGTCTCCGCAAGAACACACCA tGGAGGCTTTGTTCAAGCACAGACACTGA